One Nicotiana tomentosiformis chromosome 1, ASM39032v3, whole genome shotgun sequence genomic window, AATGATGTATCTTACGGCCGGTTTGGACATAATAAAATTTTCCTTTTTTCCCAAAATAATTTTTGCAAACCGTGTAAAATAGTGTTTGATTATCAAAATCTTACCATTTTTTCAATCTCactttgaaaatatattttaaaatctcACTAATTTTTCAATTAATGAGAAGATTGCTAGTTTTTAgttataaaatatattaaaaaaatattcaaatatattacaaaaattatcaccaaacacaacttcatcttaaattcaaattttaatgaaattacaaatttaaattttttttttggaattcatGTCCACACGTCTACTTATAAAACATGTGGAAAGATCTTCAGTGTACACGTAGAAGTATAAGTAAATAATTGAAAGACACGTAAATGACATTGATAAGAGATGTTGAAAGTCCAAACTACCCTCTGCTTTTTTTTAAATGACCAAAAACAGCCTTATCGAAACACTTTCTCTTCTAACATATAGTAAAATAGCGTCTAGTCATCCAAACGAATAAGCAATATtcttgtttacccgtaaaatgttACACTTGAATTTATACATAATTTAtagacaagtaaattaatttaattctgaaataATAGATGACTTAGACGAAAAtgtaatacttagccttaaaataaaaataaaatagtaaaaatagcaATTCCGAGAGTAAGGCTTCCGgacccaacaacaatgatatcgataaataagaagataaaatataTTAAGCTTTGAATAGAGTGTAGCGTATGTTTGCCAGAAAAGTCGTGTCTTTTACCGCAATAATCTAGCTCACTATTAATAGCTGCACACATGAAACAAAGCCCTAGGATCAAACCATCTTTAGTGTCacttatgagggtcattgaaaaATGTGTAACGTCAGGCAATGAATGTCGTATTCCTTGTAACGAGTCGTGAACTTAATACTGTAGAATATTcctcattaaatgctaccgggtgacagacatttatttcatctttatgaaTATCGTTCTCTCTGGTAACAGATGAGATCGTTGCCTTCGATTTCAACTATCTTCTGTCTTAGACTCCACGTATCATTTTCTCgtgcgatcatttaatataaacatGTTTTACACTATACAATTcacttagtttttcttttttgttttttctgaTTTGTTGAGTATCTCTACCATTTATCATATTGTATTTTCTTGACTTATTACTCTCAATCAATACTTAATGGTAGGTACTCCGGCCAACGTGAACGCGGTATTTCTCTTTTGTAAAGTACTAATTACATATTCAGACCAATGGTTGGTACTTGGTACCCGGAACACGGAACACGGTCTTTCTTAATATAAAATTAGAGGTATGTTCTATTTAGTTACTAGATTACAGATACTATTTCAGCCACTCAAAGGTATGCCATTAATTTTTTCTTTGGCTTCTGATCTTGATTATCTTAGTTACTGTAttggtaaaaaataaatattacacatGGAATAATATGAGGATGACAGACCAAAATACGTGAATTACTAAGAATATGACAACTGGAGTGTTGCATTAAAAAGAGTCACGATTTACAACAGGTACGAGCAAATCACTCACGAGACGAACAGGTACGGTTGCCCGAGCCTAAATTATTCAGTGAAGAGACACAGGCAGGATGAATCAAGACAGTAAAGAGGGAAGATTCATGAACCTCAAAATAATGTGGAAGAAGAATCTAAACCGTTACAGAATCTTCATGAACAATTACGGTTGCTAATTATAACGTTtcattaatgtcattaatgctcaACCAGCAGGTGGAAGGAACCCTAGTTCCGTCACCTCAAGGAAGCCCATGTAATTCAAGAGAAGCATCACCAGAAAGATCCACTACTCATAACAATGAACAACATGGAAATGAACAAACTGTCGAGCAGGATGTTGTGAAGCAGTTAATTGCTGAGTACGTAAATGATGCTCTCGAGGCTTTCGTGAGGGGATTACCAACTGTACCACCCACACCTCCACCAAACAATACTGCAACTGTGGAAATTTCACGATTAGGGTTGGCTAATTCTGAAAGCGGAGAAACTCCCAACGAGTCACGTGATGGGAGACCAGGTACGCCTAATAATTCTGATTTACAAACTTTAATACTAACCTTGCAGAAACAGATGAAAGAACAAAACGACTGTATTGAACAAATACCCGGCGTACCACGACATGGAGGCTTAAAGAGAGCCTACGAGAATTCCCTACCACGACATGGAATGATGTCTATAATAGGTACAGTACCGAGTTACGGATCAAAGAATATACCGTAGCTCAGTCAAGGGTTGAAGAAAAAACAGGTTCGAGACGGTCAGAACCTGAGAAGAGGTCTGGTAAAAGTAGGTACGAGCCTTATATGGGACCTTCGGGACGAGAAGCTCGTTCCAAATTCGAAAACGTGTGGGCTGATCACAGGTTCGCAAATAGAGATTCAGATTCGTCATCAAGATTCAGAAAAAATCAAGATGAACGTAACAGAGATGCTAATGCAATCGTAAGGATTGGGGACTACAATTTTAACCTGAGTACCTCTGAGTTGGTCGCTGTTTTAAGAAGCATGGGATATAAGATACGATGGCCTAAAGAGATGAGATCAAATCCAAATAGAAGAAACCCAGACTTTTGGTGCGAGTTCCATAATGATCACGGTCATAGAACATCAGACTGCAGATTATTACAAGGTGAGGTGGAACATTTATTAAAGCAGGGTTATCTGACAGAATTGTTCAGCGAGAAAGGCAAACAAGATTACATGAAAAATAGGCAAGAGCCCCCAAAACCTCAGTCTCCAAAGAGAACAGTAAATGTGATAAACGGCGGAGAAGAAGTCAACGGCGTAACCTATACAGCCACGAGAAAAACAACAAAGTTCACAATAACTCACGGGAAGCAAACTCGCCAAACTTTGGAAGACGGCAACATAACCTATGATGATGCAGATGCCGATGGATTAATGattcctcacaacgatgcactggtaatatctttacttatacatgatactaacgtaaaacgagttttgattgaccCAGGTAGCTCTGTGAATATTATTCTATTACGAGTGGTGAACAAAATGCTAATGGGCGATCGTGTAGTTCCAAAAGCATGTTCCTTATCTGTGTTTGATAACTCAACCGTTATTACAAAGGGCGAGATTGATCTAAGCACATACGCAGATGGGGtcatcaaagaaataaaatttcaAGTGATAGACACGGATATGGCCTATAATGTGATTCTTAGGAGGTcgtggattcatgatatggatgATGTGCCATTCACATTGCATCAGGTTATCAAATTCCCTTCAAAATGGGGAATTTAACAGATTCGAGAAGATCAACAAACTTCAAGGAGCATCAATTCAGTGATACAACCAAGTCAAAAAGATACGAGTGCAATCAAAAAAATGCAGTGCAAGTGAGAAAGATGCGGTAAATCAAATTTCAACAGAAATTGTATCAAAACAAACAGACGTGGATTCCAGACCAGATGCAATTCAAGAGCCAGAAGAGAATGAAAACATTAAAACAATGGTTGAGGATCTTGAAGCTGTTCCACTATTCGAACAATTGCCAGATCGAAGAATTCATATCGGAGCAAGGTTAAACCCAGATAGgagaggtaagttaattgaatatttaaaagctaacgcggattgttttgcatggtcccatttagatatgacaggtatacttCCGGAGGTGATAACTCATAAATTAAATAAAGAACCATGATTCATATCTGTCAAACAAACGAAGAGGAATCAATGATcattcaaaaatcaagtgatcgATGAAGAGGTACAGAAACTCTTAAAGATCGATTCAATACGCGAGGTAAAATATCCTAACTGGTTAACTAATACTGTGGTAGTTTCGAAAAAAAATGGTAAATGGAGAGTTTGTATGGATTACACTGacttaaataaagcatgcccgaaTGATTCATTCCCTGTACCACATATTGATCAATTGATTGATGCTACCGCAGGTCACGAATTATTAAGCTTTCTAGATGTGTATTCTGGTTATAATCAGATAAAAATGGACCccttagaagaagaaaaaactttATTTATTACAAACAGGGGGACTTATTATTACAAAGTCATGCattttggcttgaaaaatgctggagccacGTATCAGAGGTAGGTGACCAAGATGTTCCAAGAACACCTGGGCAAGATGATGGAGgtgtacattgatgatatgttggtcaaatCTACACAAGCAGAAGATCACTTTCAACATCTTTCAACTACCTTCGAGATCCTCCGCAGATATGGTATGAAACTGAACCCAGAAAAGTGCGCTTTTGGCGTAGCTTCAGGTAAGTTTCTAGACTTTCTTGTGTCTAATAGAAGAATTGAAGTAATTCCTGCACAAATTAAGGCTATTGAAGAAATACCTGATATACTCACAAGCAAAAAAGAAGTACAAAGATTGACAGGTAGGATTGCAGCTCTGGGAAGATTCATTTCAAGATCTTCAGAAAAaaactttaaattcttttcagttttgaagaagcaaaatcagtttgaatggactgaAGAATGCCGGCAAGCCTTCAAAGATTTGAAGGCATACTTAACAAATCCTCCCCTACTGTCTAAACCAAGGGATGGAGAAAGACTATTTGTATATCTTGCAGTTACAGAAGTAGctgtaagtgcagttttagtaaGGAGGGACAAAGGTAAACAATCtcttatttattatgttagtaaaactTTATTGGATActgaaactagatatcctcatATAGAGAAACTAGTTTTAACATTAATCATGGCAGCTAGGAAATTgagaccatattttcaatgccatcctatCTCCGTAGTAACTGCATATCTGTTaaggaatattttgcataaacaagaatTGCCAAGCAAACTAGCCAAGTGAGAAATAGAACTAAGTGAATATGACATTATTTATCAACCTCGAACAACAATAAAGTATCAAGTTTTAGCATATTTCGTCGCAcattttaatacaaaaataattcctGAAGTAGAAAAGGAATTACAAATTTTTATTGGAGCTAATCCAGGTACATGGACTTTATTTATTGATGGCTTTTCAAATATCAAAGGATTCGGTTTAGGTATTGTCTTAATCCCACCCTCAGGTGAAAGTATAAGACAAGTAATTAAATGTTATCCaattactaacaatgaagcagagtatgaagctgtaATGGCAGGTTTAGAACTAGCACGAGAACTCTCCATAGAGCAAATCATGATTAAAAGTGACTCTCAACTGGTAGTCAATCAGATATAGAGGACTTACACTGCTAGAGAGCCATGAATGCAGCAATACTTGGAAAAGGCACGAGAACTGGTTAGGCAATTCCAATCATGGAAGATCGTGCAAATACTTAGGGAAGAAAATGTAGAAGCAGACGCGTTGGCTAAACTTGCTTTAGTTACAGAAGTAACGAGTGAGAAAAATGCTATTGTAATCCAtttatttcattcagcacttgacCAGGATAAACACAAGGTAAGCTTTAATAATTTAACCTGGGATGAAGGCAAGAAAGAATCTCAAATGCTTCGACGGAAAGCTGCTCGTTACTGCCTAATTCGAGACAATTTATATCAAAAAATATTTGGCGGTCCTTTAGCAAGGTGCCTTGGACCCAATCAAACGGAGTACGTGATGAGGGAAATACACGAAGGACATTGCGTAAATCACGCAGGTGGAAGATCTTTAGTTAAAACACTAATCAGGACAGGATACTATTGGCCTAAAATGGAAGAAGATGCGGAAAATTTTGTAGCCaagtgtgataagtgccaacgatATGCCAACAATGTACATTGACCTGCAGAGTTATTACATATAGTTATTTCcccgtggccatttatgaaatggggaatggatatagtaTGGCCTTTACTACAAGATAAAGGTAAGGTACGGTTCCTATTAGTGTTAACAGACTacttttcaaaatgggtagagcCAGGAGCTTTCAAACAGGTACGAGAAAAGGAGTAAAAGACTTCATTTGGCGGAACATCATATGTCAGTTTGGAGTTCCAAAAGaaatcgtatgtgataatggCCCACAATTTATAGGCTCAAAAATCACGAAGTTCTTTCAAAGTTGGCAAATCAAACGAATAACCTCTTCACCTTACCATCCCGTGGTAAATGGACAAGCTAATtcaacaaataagattatcatcaataatttgaagaagagactAGAAAAATCAAAAGGGAATTGGCCTAAAGAATTACCAGGAGTATTATGGGCTTATAGAACCACAGCAAAAACAACTACGGGAGAAACTCCATTTTCGCTTGTGTACGGTTCAGAAGCTTTAAAGCCAGTTGAAATGGGAGAACCAAGCACGAGATTCACATTGGCAACGGAAGAATCGAACGATGAGGAGTTAAGAACAAACTTGGACTTACTcgaacaaagaagagaagaagcTCTAATACGAATGGCAGCACAAAAGCAAATCATAGAACGATACTACAACCAAAAGGCTCACCTCAGGTACTTCAAAATTGGGGACTTCGTTCTTAAAAAGATTTTTCAATCAACGAAAACAACAGTAGCAGGAAAGTTaaatccaaattgggaaggaccctataaaGTTCGAGGTATTGCTGGAAAAGGTGCCTACGAGTTAGAAACCATGGATGGTAAGGTTTTACCCTCGAGTTGAAATGTTGTTCATTTAAAGAAATACTATTTCTGAGCAAAAGAAATACCCACGGTCAGGTATCGTTCAATTacgatttttattttgtacagttaaaattatactaacaattttagatgataggcaaaaagctagccataccaaatgatgatattagacctgaAGGACACGCGGAAGCAACATTATTCCCGGTCTAGGGTTGCAACCTTTCTGATGAAAATATAAAgggttaagcagtcatcatctaaattaTATATACCTCTGAGTCCCGTATGTTTTTCCTTTTTAGGAAATGGACCACATGGAAGAAATAATCAAGTgctcgagatttcatacttcaaagctcaaacACTTGGGGGACTATATATATAAGGAAGGCAAAGAAAACTGAAAAAATCAGAATTCAAGTGAAGCCTATGATCTACCCAACAAATCGAAAGTTAAGAGCAAAATCAAGAGCCAAAATTGCAAGCCTGATTCAAAAGCCTATTAGAATACACTCGTGGATGTAAATTCCAATATCTTACGAATGTTTAGGTTAAAGGCAATATTTAGTCATGGGTTGCAAGATATACCCTTGAATTTTGCAAAATCTGTTGTAAAGAAAACAGTTACGAAAGAGTTATAGATGATACTTGAATACATGTAAAGTATTATACAATTTGAAAGTCCGAATGATacaaaacttcctcaaagttaTTCAAAGAAACATGTGTGTTCCTATTTCTTCTTTCGTATGTTTACACCATTATGAAGTTGAGATGTCTTCTTCATTAAGTGTCGtttataaaagggccctcttttataattcgtgCATGTTCAAAAAGCCACggagtattgaagcatttttaaaTGCAGAGTAGAACAGAAACGCAAAATGAAATATTATAAAAGTAGAACAGAAACTCAAAATGAAATATTATATAAACCCGGTTAAAATTAAGTGTAAACTTAGTTCAAACAAAAGTATTTGATATTAAACCCCAAAATGGATCAGGGGTAAAGCTTACCAACCATtccacaaataataataaaaaaacaaacaaaataaACTTTTCAGACACAAGTTCACTATGGGGCAGATTCTAAAGTAGTACTATCAGCAGCGGGAGAAGTCAAGATGGCATCATCAGCAGCAGCAGGAGGTTCGACTTGAGCAGGAAAGATTTGAACACTAACTTCACCAGGAGTAAGTTCATCACCCTCGGGAAGGCCGACCTCAGGTGAAGAAAAGTTTTGACTCTGCTGAGTTTTTTCTATGGTTTCTTTAGTTTTTGCAATCTCAGCAGTTAAGTCATAACCATACTGGTTAGCCTCCATCAAAGTCTCGAGGAGCGTGTTCAAGAAAGCCCAACTTACATCAAGAGTTGATTTATCCTCAAGGGCCTCATAATCCCTCTCCCATTGCTCAACTTCGGCCTCCAACTCTGCTTTTTCAGTCAAAGCAGCATCAGAAGAAGTTTGTAAAGGGGCGAGTGATATATCTAAGAACTGGATCTTGTTAGAAGATGCACGGAGGTCTTCTTGAGCCTGAGTGAGTGTTTGAACAAGCTCCCCGGCGTAGACTTCCTTCTAATTAAGCAGTTCTTTCAGACCCCTAATTTCCTCAGTAGCTTTAGAAAGCTGCTCGGCAAATGAAGACTCAAGGAGTTCTTTATCCTTGCCCACTTGACTGGAAGAGGCTTTTTCAATCGCCAATTCCGCTACCATCATTTTCACTTGTTGTTCCAAAGCACAATTTTCCTCATCTAAAACTTTTAACTGAAAGCCTTCAAATTGTTCTTTCCAGTTGTCCGCTTCCGTATGATAGTCGTTGACTAACTGCTTAGTATGGACAATTCTCTTCATCAGCTCTGTGCCTATCAGGTTGATCTACAaaagaaagggaagaaatgatTATCAAACAAAGATAAAGAAATCACATTCAAAATAAAAAGCTAAGGCTTATACCTTTAAAGATAAATGGACAATGTCATTCATCCATGTCAAAGAGCCGTGGTTCTCCAATTTAGACTTCTCAACTGGGCCAATCAGTGGTTTTAGCCATACATTAGCTTGGCCAGACTTTTTCAAAAGATTACCATTCCCCGGGGACTTCAACGGTAACCTTTTTCATCTTCCTACTACTACTGGAAGAACCAAATTCAACATGAGAAGTGGTAGCAATAAGGATAGTTGAGGAAGTAAAAATAGCCGCGGGAGGAGCAGTGGCAGCAACAACAGGTGCGGGAAACTGAGAACCAATAGGAACAGACACTGGAAAGGAGGCAAGGGGTGCTTCATCAGAACCTAGGCCAAAATCTTCGTTATCAAACCCATAGGAAAACAACAGCTCTGTAGAGTTACGAGGTGCAACAATCATCTCTTCATCAGAGCTCACCAAAGTGTCATTTTCGGGCTCATTCACGGGAACTGAACTTGGAGGAGGAGTGGCTTCATCATCTGAAACAACACGTCTCCTAGCCCAAGGCTTATGCACTAAAGAACCCTCATCTCGTTCCTCTTCACCCTCGGAAACGTGAGCTCTCTCTGCTtttctctttgatgaagaactcaaAATCATCTCTTGAGCCATGTACAAAGAAAGTCTTAATGAAGTAATAGACGTGACACTAACACCCTGTATGGGAAATCCTAGCAAAAGAAGAAGTTAGAAAATCTCCAAATAAATATGAAAGAAAGGTAGAAAGTTAGAGGGGGAGCATACCATCAGTTTTAACTTTCCAACCAAACCTATGAGAAAGGTATTTCCAAGACCTTCCTTCTATAGGACAACTGACAACAATTTTTCTACCCAAGAACGGAAGTCTGGTATTTCTTCAACAACTTCCATGGTtgctaaaaagaaaaaaacagcTACGGGATCGTAAGTTTCTTCTTCCTtcataaaaaagaagaaagatatcTAAAAAAAAACTTACATGCAAAGTTCCATTTTTCTGAAAAAGGCATGTTCTCTTCATCCACTAAATCACTTGTGGGAGCAGCAACAAAACGGTCATACCAACCACGATCTTTATCATCTTCAGGGCTAACCAAAACCCTTTTACTCTTAGACACGAGAGTAAACACCCCTGAACGAAATAACTTAGGGGAATAAAGATGAAGCAAGTGTTGAAAGGTGAAGGGTAAAGAGGCCGAATTAGCCATGTATCTTAAACATGCAACAACTCTCCATACAATAGGACTAATCTGTCCTAAGCAAACGTTAAAGAAACGGCAAAATTCTATGATGGCTGGGTCAATAGGTGGTCTAAAACCTAACGTAAAAGGATATATGTAAACGAAAGAGTAACCAGCTTGAAACGAAGTAATCCTTTGGTTTGGACCAGGAACTAAAATTGGAAAGTCAAATTTTCAATGGCATTCTCTTCGCACAAGAGAAATCAAACCCTCAGTAATCTGGAAAGGGTAAACATCGGCACGATCATGGGAGGTCATAGAAGTAACTTGATTTCTAATTGattcacgatcagtagagaaagAAAATTCTGCAGGGATAATTTCATCAACAATTGGTTCTCGAATAGGTTCACTTGAATCCCTATTTCTGGAAAAAGATCTATGAGTTGAAGAAGCCCTAGTTCTAGAAGAAGAAGGGGTAGCAACGTTAGTTTGAGAAGTAGAACCACGATTGGATATAGATCCTAAACTGCGTAATCTACCGCCTCTTCTACTCCTAACAGGAGCAGTTGAAAGGGGAAGTTCATCTACAATTACTACTCTGCGAGGATCGGGGTTTGATGAAGACATGGTTATACGAGAAAATAATATGTGCTGAAGAACAAGAACGATTAAAGAAGAAGAACGCTATAGATTGAAGGTTTTGTGAAACTAAAAGTGAATGATGCAGCCGCAAGAAAACCTTAAAAATCGCTGAAGAATCATAGACCCAATCAACGAAGTCCACGTAGCACATACATTAAATGGAGGTGACATGCAAAGCAATGGTTCTGAAGAAGATGCAATGATATATGGAAAACGGCGGCAAAAAATTCTCGCCATAAATACATGCCACTTCCCACATATACCATTGCAGAATATTCGAAAAGtggagggactatctgtattggtaaaaaaataaatattacacgtGAAATAATATAAGGATGATAGGGCAAGATATGTGGATTACTAAGAAGATGACAACTGGAGTGTCGCATTAAAAAGAGTCACGATTTACAATAGGTACGAGCAAATCACTCACGAGATGAACAGGTACGGTTGCCCGAGCCAAAATTATTCAGTGAAGAGACACAGGCAGGATGAATCAATACAGTAAAAAGGGAAGATTCATTAACCTCAAAAGAATGTAGAAGAAGAATCGAAACCGTTATACAATCTTCATGAACAGTTACGGTTGCCAATTATAACGTTtcattaatgtcattaatgctcataatgattcTATCCTAAAAGGAAAGAAACGTTATATTTGTAAATTCCTATATAAGGAAAGGGAATTTCACCTGTAAGGACACGTTTTGATGAACATTGGAATATAATTACTTTTTTGTGCTTTCTACTGATTACTTTGCCATTTTTTGATTCcgatttcttttcttattttttgagagaatattgaatttcttaattatcagtaacccgagtacttctaaaaataggttTTGACTGAGAATCTAATTCTTTAGTTAAACAGTTACGTACTGTATCTTTGATGCTTCTTATATATTTTGTTTTAAACTATTTGTTGCAATGATTTTACAGCTAATTGCTACTTCCAAATTCTCTTGTATTGCCAATTTGCCATTGAAAGGTTAGTTGCCCTGAATTACTCTGTCATTCGATTAAATTTAGGGCAAACCAGCACTTATAGTACTGGCTTACCAAAGTTTTAGCTCCTTGCACAATGTGTATATGATAGATTTAAATTAATTCCAACGAgtgtatttttcaaataaaactagaatatcaaCCTAGTCTCTCCTCTTGGCTAACATAAGAACTGATAAGCAATCAAGCACATAAGGGGAGAGTAGCTTCCAttttttttcacaaaaaaaaaaaaaaaaatactccgtGAAAGAGTCTAAATCCCCAATATATAACATAAATCAAATCTAAACTTTATCATTTAGTACAAGGGGAAAGGAAATTCTGATATAAAAGACTCCCAAATCTTGATTTCAACCCAAATTGTGAGTCTTGATTTCTCAAAGTATTTGGACACAAAATCACCTTTAAGATTAAACATTCTCCTAGAAGCCCTCTAACAATAGAGTTAAAACCTTAGCACAAATTTCCCCTAGCGTGTTGACTGCGTACGTGCCTAAATGTGGAAATTTTAGATATCTAAGCTCAATCTTCTAGAGAATGACATAATCGATAAAGTTGTAAATAACAACACATAAAAATAACATATAATTGTTGAAATGGAGGAATGATATGGAAGTGTTATATGGtagaaatatatacataaataagTGAAAAGCAAAATCTATGTGGGTGGGAGCACGGGTGGGAATAAAGTTCGAAAAATCGAATTCCGAACCGGACCTAATTGATTTGATATTTCAATATCGAtttattcggtatttcggtactaCTTTGGTATAGGATTTTCAGTTTTTCGGTATTTTGATACAGTTCTCGGTATTGAGATTTCGATATACCAAATTATTTAAGTACACCTTCCTTCACTGCCAGCCCAAGTTATCAATTTTCAGCCCAGAAATTCTAACTTGTTAGTTCTTACCCTTAGCCACTAGCCCACTAAGGGTGTATGGTGTACAAAGCTACCACTACACAAAATACTCTTTTGACCATGGGTTCCCACGTGGATAATTAAGTGCTTTATCGGAAAAATACCACTATGATACACAGTCCAAAGAGGGGAGCATGGGTTAGAGTGCCCCATGCCACTCCCTGTGGATCCGCCCCTgggtggagtagtaacgaggtatagtcaagaaactcactagtcaaataacctgtgcaatataacatacaaaaatcatagaaaacaaatagcagtgatagtaacaataatcaactagtgatataaatatcaaggcaacaagaacaccataaatattgcccaaacgaataatgaacacaagcacatcaattaatcaagtccttcaaaatatacacctTTTATCTACAAGCTTTTCGAATAGAAATCTTTGGaagaaaatcctttcaaataatatcttatatcataatcataaatacgggtctcagcccccttttatattctcacggcacctcatgcccatatctctatcacaaccgcacagacaactctcgtgccaaatatatatcaatacataaaatctgcacgatcaatttattttcaataaagtaaagttacaattattattattattattattattattattattattattattattattattattattattattattattttgtaaatcaagtaagaattcaacaaagaaatgagtttattttttaaATAGTTTGAGcgaagaaaaatgacatttcaattaaaataaagcatcggaTAAGCtattgatttggatgtaaaacttattaaattaaaatataatagtaatttcttttatttaaaacaactcaatcattaagaacaagt contains:
- the LOC138907501 gene encoding uncharacterized protein; this translates as MVEDLEAVPLFEQLPDRRIHIGARLNPDRRVLKKQNQFEWTEECRQAFKDLKAYLTNPPLLSKPRDGERLFVYLAVTEVAVSAVLVRRDKGTWTLFIDGFSNIKGFGLGIVLIPPSGESIRQVIKCYPITNNEAEYEAVMAGLELARELSIEQIMIKSDSQLQYLEKARELVRQFQSWKIVQILREENVEADALAKLALVTEVTSEKNAIVIHLFHSALDQDKHKFGVPKEIVCDNGPQFIGSKITKFFQSWQIKRITSSPYHPVVNGQANSTNKIIINNLKKRLEKSKGNWPKELPGVLWAYRTTAKTTTGETPFSLVYGSEALKPVEMGEPSTRFTLATEESNDEELRTNLDLLEQRREEALIRMAAQKQIIERYYNQKAHLRYFKIGDFVLKKIFQSTKTTVAGKLNPNWEGPYKVRGIAGKGAYELETMDGKVLPSS